From Cellulophaga lytica DSM 7489, a single genomic window includes:
- a CDS encoding sulfite exporter TauE/SafE family protein, translated as MDQWYHYLLLIAVGFIVGFINTVAGGGSLLSLGVLIFFGIPPSVANGTNRVAIAIQSMLGVAGFKSKGVSTFPFNIYLGISAMLGSIVGANIAVEVSGETFNKILAIVMIVVLLIIIFKPKLKAEDIQERITGKHLWIGIIAFFFFGVYGGFINAGLGFIIILFLHYANHMTLVRANATKVAVVLIYTLAALAVFIYYDKIIWEIGLVLAIGNGSGAWVASRVSVAKGDGFIKKFLMLMIIVMAVKLWFF; from the coding sequence ATGGATCAATGGTATCATTACCTATTATTAATAGCAGTAGGCTTTATTGTAGGTTTTATTAATACAGTAGCCGGTGGTGGTTCACTACTTTCATTAGGGGTTTTAATCTTTTTTGGTATACCGCCAAGTGTTGCTAATGGTACCAATAGAGTAGCTATAGCAATACAGTCAATGTTAGGCGTAGCAGGATTTAAAAGTAAGGGTGTAAGTACATTTCCGTTTAATATTTACCTAGGCATATCTGCAATGTTGGGCTCTATTGTTGGGGCAAATATAGCAGTAGAAGTAAGCGGAGAAACTTTTAATAAAATACTAGCTATTGTAATGATAGTTGTATTGTTAATTATAATATTTAAACCAAAATTAAAGGCTGAAGACATACAAGAACGTATAACAGGCAAGCATTTATGGATAGGTATAATTGCTTTTTTCTTTTTTGGTGTTTATGGTGGTTTTATTAACGCAGGCTTAGGTTTTATTATTATTTTGTTTTTGCATTATGCTAATCATATGACGCTGGTACGTGCAAACGCAACAAAAGTAGCAGTAGTTTTAATTTATACGTTAGCTGCGCTAGCGGTGTTTATTTACTACGATAAAATAATTTGGGAAATAGGCCTTGTTTTAGCTATTGGTAATGGCTCTGGTGCTTGGGTAGCAAGTAGAGTATCTGTAGCTAAAGGTGATGGTTTTATAAAAAAGTTTTTAATGCTAATGATTATTGTTATGGCTGTTAAACTTTGGTTTTTTTAA
- a CDS encoding LptF/LptG family permease, with the protein MLTKFLFNFFSSFAILMLIFIFQTIWLYIGDLAGKGLDLEIIGKFIFYFMPSLIDKVLPLTVVLSSILTFGTLAENYEFAAMKASGISLQRAMRTIIIFVLFLGVVAFFFANNVAPAAAHKIYNLKRNIGNVKPAAIIAEGIFSDFEGMNIKVDKKSGENDRFLENIIIHKKSNNVISNVVIKAKKGELVSSEDSDIVQLILKDGNYYEDVQSKNSKTKLKVPFAKAKFNEYIINIQLTDMSDQDLEEDRNVDTEKMKKVSRLIVDIDSIRNDNIKTIKAFSKNISIRAGAFKSDYGYKKPKPMLDEASKKETPNNKQKEVVKDTVTYTGDIASLYNESMQLQLYSSAHSATTNVLSSVSARKKELDIKYQRYNIHILALHSKYALAFSCIILFFVGAPLGAIIRKGGMGLPMVIAIILFLAYYFLGVFVGNSAKVGKIPPALAAWIPTLVMLPLGVFLTIRATNDKGLITFGDIIYLIKKQFTKNSKTKTNGK; encoded by the coding sequence ATTCTAACAAAGTTTCTTTTTAACTTTTTCAGTTCGTTTGCAATATTGATGTTAATCTTCATATTTCAAACGATCTGGTTGTATATAGGAGACTTAGCAGGTAAAGGATTAGACCTAGAAATTATAGGTAAGTTTATTTTTTACTTTATGCCAAGTTTAATAGACAAAGTATTGCCTTTAACGGTAGTACTTTCCTCTATTTTAACCTTTGGTACACTAGCAGAAAATTATGAATTTGCCGCTATGAAAGCCTCTGGTATTTCTTTACAGCGTGCAATGCGTACAATAATAATTTTTGTTTTGTTCCTTGGTGTTGTTGCCTTCTTTTTTGCAAACAACGTTGCCCCTGCTGCAGCTCATAAAATTTACAACCTTAAACGTAATATTGGTAATGTAAAACCAGCTGCAATTATAGCAGAAGGTATTTTTAGTGATTTTGAAGGAATGAATATTAAAGTTGATAAAAAGTCTGGTGAAAACGACCGCTTTTTAGAAAACATTATTATCCACAAAAAATCTAACAATGTTATTAGTAATGTTGTTATTAAAGCAAAAAAAGGAGAATTAGTTAGTAGTGAAGATTCTGATATTGTACAACTTATACTTAAAGATGGTAATTATTATGAAGACGTACAATCTAAAAATAGTAAAACCAAACTAAAAGTACCTTTTGCTAAAGCTAAGTTTAATGAGTATATCATTAACATACAGCTTACAGATATGAGCGATCAGGATTTAGAAGAAGACCGTAATGTAGATACTGAAAAAATGAAAAAAGTATCTAGACTTATTGTTGATATAGACTCTATAAGAAACGACAATATAAAAACCATAAAAGCTTTTTCTAAAAATATATCTATTAGAGCAGGTGCTTTTAAATCTGATTACGGTTACAAAAAGCCAAAACCTATGTTAGATGAAGCTTCTAAAAAAGAAACTCCAAACAACAAACAAAAAGAGGTTGTAAAAGATACAGTTACCTACACAGGAGACATTGCTAGTTTATATAATGAGTCTATGCAATTGCAATTGTACAGCTCAGCACATAGTGCAACTACCAATGTTTTAAGTTCTGTTTCTGCAAGAAAAAAAGAGTTAGACATAAAATATCAGCGTTACAACATACATATTTTAGCCCTGCATAGTAAATATGCTTTGGCTTTTTCTTGTATCATTTTATTTTTTGTTGGTGCGCCTTTGGGTGCAATTATTAGAAAAGGCGGTATGGGGTTACCAATGGTAATTGCCATTATACTTTTCTTGGCCTACTACTTTTTAGGAGTATTTGTGGGCAACTCTGCTAAAGTTGGCAAAATACCACCTGCACTAGCTGCTTGGATACCTACACTGGTTATGCTACCACTAGGTGTATTTTTAACTATAAGAGCAACAAATGATAAAGGCTTAATTACTTTTGGCGATATCATTTACCTAATAAAAAAACAGTTTACTAAAAATTCCAAGACTAAAACTAATGGAAAATAA
- a CDS encoding DUF4625 domain-containing protein translates to MKITLKYVFFLSLLAIITSCSSDDSNDKDEEKPTISINYTQGFPQPCTLLKKGETYNFRAQVTDNKALASYSLDMHHNFDHHTHDDQEGECNLYPVKQAVNPFIYMENFTVPEGSTSYEINVSLTIPDDIDTGDYHCAYSVTDKTGWQSRTSIDIKIVD, encoded by the coding sequence ATGAAAATTACACTTAAATACGTCTTCTTTTTATCGTTGCTTGCTATTATTACTTCTTGTTCTAGTGATGACAGCAATGATAAGGATGAAGAAAAACCAACAATTAGTATTAATTATACTCAAGGTTTTCCACAGCCTTGTACGCTACTAAAAAAAGGAGAAACCTATAACTTTAGAGCGCAGGTTACAGATAATAAAGCTTTAGCTTCTTATAGCTTAGATATGCATCATAATTTTGATCATCACACCCATGATGATCAAGAAGGAGAGTGTAATTTATACCCTGTAAAACAAGCCGTAAACCCGTTTATTTATATGGAGAATTTTACCGTTCCAGAAGGTTCTACCAGTTATGAAATAAACGTAAGTTTAACAATTCCGGATGATATTGATACGGGTGATTATCATTGTGCTTATTCCGTTACAGATAAAACAGGATGGCAATCTAGAACATCTATAGACATAAAAATAGTAGATTAG
- a CDS encoding TonB-dependent receptor, which translates to MLSICLFISVCSIATAQNSFKIKGIVLDANTLQPVEGANIIGDHLFAVSSSKGEFTIEDNKKQASSFTVSHVGYSTKEFTVIPKNTQERIKIYLKETSTVLNEVKVVGTYHNKDKETPMVTQTVTKKFLNNNRENSLMQTLSKIPGISTINIGSGQSKPVIRGLGFNRVAVVQNGIKHEAQQWGNDHGLEIDQQGIENIQIIKGPASLLFGSDAIAGVVHIQPNKVPLQNSFNGEVNILGESNNDLLGISAGISARKEKWFYRTRVTYRDYGDYKVPTTKINYENYVFELHNNNLRNTAGREANASVSIGYVDNTIKTETLFSNVNAKNGFFANAHGLEVRTSKIDYDTSNRDIDLPYHNVNHFKISNNTTVNTGNHVLHFDLGFQNNKREEHSEPIPHGYMPKPPNTKERVFTKNTYSLNARDAFNINNKHNVVVGVNLEHQKNTIGGWGFLIPEYSRFTAGAFGYNQYKINKNWHILAGARYDYGVLKTNAYNDWFRSTVKNEDNTTSQVYLQRAKNKTLDFKNISASFGVSHIKNNTTYKVNLGKSFRMPLANELASDGVNYHMYRFEKGNLDLKPEVAYQLDLDINHTKKQFSLGISPFLNLFENYIYLNPTSNYFETLQIYEYTQSKVFRIGGELSASTTVIKNLELTASAEYVYSRQTSGLKKDFTLPFSPPLSGLFSASYKIKDFSVFKTPAINADYRITAAQEDIVPPEQTTDGYNVLHMSFTSKLDIFKNSAPIDVRLKLNNVFNTTYYNHTSFYRLIDVPEAGRNISVSLTIPFK; encoded by the coding sequence ATGCTGAGTATATGCTTATTTATTAGCGTATGCTCTATTGCAACTGCACAAAATTCTTTTAAAATTAAAGGAATTGTGCTAGATGCCAACACTTTACAACCTGTAGAAGGTGCTAATATTATTGGAGATCACCTATTTGCAGTTTCTTCTTCTAAAGGTGAATTTACCATAGAAGATAATAAAAAACAAGCTAGTTCTTTTACCGTATCTCACGTTGGTTACAGCACAAAAGAGTTTACTGTTATCCCTAAAAATACACAGGAACGCATTAAAATTTACTTAAAAGAAACTTCTACTGTTTTAAACGAGGTTAAAGTTGTTGGTACTTACCATAATAAAGACAAAGAAACACCTATGGTTACGCAAACGGTTACCAAAAAGTTTCTTAACAATAACAGAGAAAACAGCTTAATGCAAACATTGAGTAAAATACCTGGCATAAGCACTATAAACATTGGCTCCGGACAAAGCAAACCTGTTATAAGAGGACTTGGTTTTAATAGAGTTGCGGTTGTACAAAACGGAATAAAACACGAAGCACAACAATGGGGCAATGATCACGGATTAGAGATAGACCAACAAGGAATTGAAAATATACAAATTATAAAAGGTCCGGCTTCATTACTTTTTGGATCAGATGCTATTGCTGGTGTGGTTCATATTCAACCAAATAAAGTCCCATTACAAAATTCTTTTAATGGCGAAGTAAATATTCTTGGAGAAAGTAATAACGACTTATTGGGCATTTCAGCAGGTATATCAGCTAGAAAAGAAAAATGGTTTTACCGTACTAGAGTAACGTACAGAGATTATGGTGACTATAAAGTACCTACAACTAAAATTAACTATGAAAATTACGTTTTTGAGCTTCACAATAATAATTTAAGAAACACTGCCGGCAGAGAAGCTAACGCTAGTGTTAGTATTGGCTACGTAGACAATACCATAAAAACGGAAACACTATTTAGTAATGTAAATGCTAAAAACGGATTTTTTGCAAATGCACATGGCTTAGAAGTTAGAACGTCTAAAATAGATTATGATACCTCTAACAGAGACATAGATCTTCCGTACCATAATGTAAATCATTTTAAAATTAGCAATAATACTACGGTAAACACCGGTAATCACGTATTGCATTTTGATCTTGGTTTTCAAAATAATAAAAGAGAAGAACACTCAGAGCCTATTCCGCATGGGTATATGCCCAAGCCGCCAAATACTAAAGAACGTGTTTTTACTAAAAACACCTACTCTTTAAATGCCAGAGATGCATTTAATATTAACAACAAGCATAATGTTGTTGTGGGTGTAAATTTAGAGCACCAAAAAAATACTATTGGTGGTTGGGGATTTTTAATTCCGGAATATAGCCGTTTTACTGCTGGTGCTTTTGGCTACAATCAATATAAAATAAATAAAAACTGGCACATTTTAGCTGGTGCTAGGTATGATTATGGCGTTCTTAAGACTAACGCTTATAACGATTGGTTTAGATCTACTGTAAAAAATGAAGATAATACCACTTCTCAGGTATACTTGCAAAGAGCAAAAAACAAAACACTAGATTTTAAAAATATAAGCGCTTCATTTGGTGTTAGTCACATTAAAAACAACACCACGTACAAAGTAAACTTAGGCAAAAGTTTTAGAATGCCACTTGCTAACGAGTTGGCTTCAGACGGTGTAAACTACCACATGTATAGGTTTGAGAAAGGTAATCTTGACCTAAAACCAGAGGTTGCTTATCAACTAGACCTAGATATAAATCACACTAAAAAACAGTTTAGTTTAGGCATTAGTCCTTTTCTTAATTTATTTGAGAACTACATCTATTTAAATCCTACCTCTAATTATTTTGAAACCTTACAAATTTACGAATACACACAAAGTAAAGTTTTTAGAATTGGTGGCGAACTTAGTGCTAGCACTACTGTTATTAAAAACCTAGAGTTGACAGCATCTGCAGAATATGTGTACTCCAGACAAACAAGCGGATTAAAAAAAGACTTTACACTTCCGTTTTCGCCTCCTTTATCTGGACTCTTTTCTGCGAGCTATAAAATTAAAGATTTTTCAGTTTTTAAAACACCTGCAATTAACGCGGACTATAGAATTACTGCTGCACAAGAAGATATTGTACCACCAGAGCAAACAACAGACGGTTACAATGTGCTACATATGTCATTTACATCAAAATTAGACATTTTTAAAAATAGTGCACCTATAGATGTACGGCTAAAATTAAACAACGTATTCAATACCACATATTACAATCACACTAGTTTTTATAGGCTGATAGACGTTCCTGAAGCTGGTAGAAACATTTCGGTGTCATTAACAATTCCATTTAAATAA
- the ribB gene encoding 3,4-dihydroxy-2-butanone-4-phosphate synthase, producing the protein MENKIQLNTIEEAIEDIRKGKVIIVVDDEDRENEGDFVAAAEAVTPEMINFMATHGRGLICAPLTEGRCKELGLHVMVTNNTDPMETAFTVSVDLKGKGVTTGISAGDRAATVKAFTENETKAQDLARPGHIFPLIAKEGGVLRRTGHTEAAIDFARLAGFKPAGVIVEIMNEDGSMARLPQLIDVAKKFDLKVVSIEALIAYRMEHDSLIEKKEQFTIETRFGEFRLHAYQQTTNDQVHIALTKGSWNKDEQILTRINSTLVNNDILGTLTNNPDQKLEDMFAAINKEGKGAMVFINQESQSLNLLNRLSQLKKLQGNGLVKAPKVDMDSRDFGVGAQILHDLNISKVKLLTNTTQSRRVGIVGYGLEIIDYVKY; encoded by the coding sequence ATGGAAAATAAAATACAGTTAAATACAATTGAAGAAGCAATAGAAGACATCCGTAAAGGAAAGGTTATTATTGTTGTTGATGATGAAGACAGAGAAAATGAAGGTGATTTTGTAGCTGCTGCAGAAGCTGTAACACCAGAAATGATAAACTTTATGGCCACTCACGGTCGTGGTTTAATTTGTGCTCCTTTAACAGAAGGTCGTTGTAAAGAGTTAGGTTTACACGTAATGGTAACCAACAACACAGACCCTATGGAAACTGCTTTTACCGTTTCTGTAGATTTAAAAGGAAAAGGTGTTACTACAGGAATCTCTGCAGGAGATAGAGCTGCAACAGTTAAAGCATTTACAGAAAATGAAACTAAAGCACAAGATTTAGCAAGACCAGGACATATTTTTCCGTTAATTGCCAAAGAAGGTGGAGTTTTACGTAGAACAGGGCATACAGAAGCTGCAATTGATTTTGCTCGTTTAGCAGGATTTAAACCTGCTGGTGTTATTGTTGAAATAATGAATGAAGATGGCTCTATGGCCCGTTTACCTCAATTGATAGACGTTGCCAAAAAGTTTGATTTAAAAGTTGTTTCTATTGAAGCTCTTATTGCTTACAGAATGGAGCACGACAGCCTTATTGAAAAGAAAGAGCAATTTACAATTGAAACTCGTTTTGGAGAGTTTAGACTGCACGCTTACCAACAAACTACTAACGACCAAGTACATATTGCACTTACCAAAGGTAGCTGGAATAAGGATGAACAAATACTTACGCGTATAAATTCTACCTTAGTAAATAATGATATTTTAGGTACGCTTACCAATAATCCTGATCAGAAATTAGAGGATATGTTTGCAGCAATTAATAAAGAAGGTAAGGGAGCTATGGTTTTTATTAATCAAGAATCTCAATCTCTTAATTTATTAAACAGATTATCTCAACTTAAAAAATTACAAGGAAACGGCTTAGTAAAAGCCCCTAAAGTAGATATGGATAGTAGAGATTTTGGTGTTGGTGCACAAATTTTACACGATTTAAATATTAGTAAAGTAAAACTACTAACAAATACTACACAGTCTAGACGTGTGGGTATTGTTGGTTATGGTTTAGAAATTATAGATTACGTTAAGTATTAA
- a CDS encoding Fur family transcriptional regulator, with amino-acid sequence MGVIRKTKSVKILLDEFDKSSAAISVTALIERFSSKMNKTTIYRVLDKLEDDGYLHSFLGKNGHKWYAKCNGCSSSNHSDAHPHFQCSNCGKVDCLPADVVIPKIPNRIVDVSQVLLQGKCEQCYS; translated from the coding sequence ATGGGAGTGATTAGAAAAACAAAATCGGTTAAAATTTTACTTGATGAATTTGATAAGAGTTCAGCGGCTATTTCTGTAACTGCTTTAATAGAACGTTTTAGCTCTAAAATGAATAAAACCACTATTTATCGTGTTTTAGACAAGCTTGAAGACGATGGCTATTTGCATTCTTTTTTAGGTAAAAACGGTCACAAATGGTACGCAAAATGCAACGGATGCTCATCTAGCAATCATTCAGATGCCCACCCTCATTTTCAATGTTCTAACTGTGGTAAGGTAGATTGCCTGCCTGCAGATGTTGTAATACCTAAAATTCCTAACAGAATTGTAGATGTTTCACAAGTACTGTTACAAGGTAAGTGTGAGCAGTGTTACTCATAA
- a CDS encoding DegT/DnrJ/EryC1/StrS family aminotransferase: protein MPGFEFFGDKERAEVQKVLDSGVLMRYGFDGMRGDQWKALELEEALTKRMEVGYAQLVSSGTAALTVALASAGIGAGDEVIMPTFTFVASFESILALGAVPILVDVDDTLTLDPEAVKKAITPKTKVVMPVHMCGSMANLSALKAICDKHNLLLLEDACQAIGGTYEGKPLGSYGDLGCFSFDYVKTITCGEGGAVITNNEQYYKNADHYSDHGHDHIGKDRGAEDHPFLGYNYRISELHAAVGVAQVQRLDEFIAIQKKTYTILRNALSTIPEVTFRAVPEGGEENYSFLSIFLPTEEQTRKAHKALGEHSVDACFYWYANNWHYYKKWAHLTNLTSLGKLPNEVKEQLPDYSKSDFSKSDQWISRTISCLVKLGWTEEEVEQRAANMVKAIKSVL from the coding sequence ATGCCAGGATTTGAATTTTTTGGAGATAAGGAAAGAGCAGAAGTACAAAAAGTACTAGACTCAGGTGTTTTAATGCGTTATGGTTTTGACGGTATGCGTGGTGACCAATGGAAAGCATTAGAACTAGAAGAAGCCTTAACAAAAAGAATGGAAGTAGGTTACGCACAATTAGTTAGTAGTGGTACAGCAGCATTAACTGTTGCGTTGGCTAGTGCAGGTATTGGTGCTGGTGATGAAGTTATTATGCCAACTTTTACATTTGTTGCTAGTTTTGAGTCTATTTTAGCTTTAGGTGCTGTACCTATTTTAGTAGATGTAGATGATACATTAACACTAGATCCAGAAGCGGTAAAAAAAGCAATTACACCAAAAACAAAGGTAGTTATGCCTGTACATATGTGTGGTTCTATGGCTAATTTAAGTGCTTTAAAAGCCATTTGTGATAAGCACAATTTATTGTTATTAGAAGATGCTTGCCAAGCAATTGGTGGTACGTATGAAGGTAAACCTTTAGGTAGTTATGGAGATTTAGGTTGTTTTTCTTTTGATTATGTAAAAACAATAACTTGTGGTGAAGGTGGTGCTGTAATTACTAACAATGAGCAGTATTACAAAAATGCTGATCATTATTCAGATCATGGTCATGATCATATTGGAAAAGATAGGGGAGCAGAAGATCACCCGTTTTTAGGATACAACTACAGAATATCAGAATTACACGCTGCTGTTGGTGTAGCTCAGGTGCAAAGATTAGATGAGTTTATTGCAATACAGAAAAAAACATATACTATTTTACGCAATGCATTGTCTACAATACCAGAAGTAACGTTTAGAGCAGTACCAGAAGGTGGTGAAGAAAATTACTCTTTCTTATCTATATTTTTACCAACAGAAGAACAGACAAGAAAAGCACACAAAGCTTTAGGTGAACACAGTGTTGACGCTTGTTTTTACTGGTATGCTAATAACTGGCATTATTACAAAAAATGGGCTCACTTAACTAACTTAACTTCTTTAGGTAAATTACCAAATGAAGTTAAAGAACAATTGCCAGACTATAGCAAGTCAGACTTTTCTAAGTCAGACCAATGGATTAGTAGAACAATTTCTTGTTTGGTTAAATTAGGATGGACCGAAGAAGAGGTAGAGCAAAGAGCTGCTAATATGGTTAAAGCTATAAAATCTGTATTATAA
- a CDS encoding RNA methyltransferase yields the protein MNDNFVNEYFGIGIQNGKTPENLGVLWRTAQNLGASFIFTIGNRYAKQACDTHNAVKSIPYYHYNTFNDFKNNIPVGTRIVGVELDDTAVDLETFEHPRRCVYLLGAEDHGLSKEAIEESHFLVKFKSTLSLNVAVAGSIVLYDRQLGKPRS from the coding sequence ATGAATGATAATTTTGTAAATGAATACTTTGGTATAGGCATACAAAACGGAAAAACACCAGAAAATTTAGGTGTTTTATGGCGTACAGCTCAAAACTTAGGGGCTAGTTTTATTTTTACCATAGGCAACAGGTATGCAAAACAAGCTTGTGATACACACAATGCGGTAAAATCTATACCATATTACCACTACAATACGTTTAATGATTTTAAAAATAACATACCAGTTGGCACTAGAATAGTAGGAGTAGAGCTAGATGATACTGCGGTAGATTTAGAAACCTTTGAGCATCCTAGACGCTGTGTGTACCTGTTAGGAGCAGAGGATCACGGATTAAGCAAAGAAGCTATAGAGGAGTCGCACTTTTTAGTAAAATTTAAATCTACCTTAAGCTTAAATGTAGCAGTTGCGGGCAGTATTGTTTTATATGATAGGCAACTTGGCAAACCAAGAAGTTAA
- a CDS encoding RDD family protein, with the protein MNQNLENTYNLSSRKRRIVAFIIDHYIFSFLITSITFLSLGSDFINETNFSNILSKMLPVMGIGLFLYFSKDAIKGISPGKWIMGIMVRDENNSSNVPSFGRLFIRNLYLIIWPVEFIVLATNQHKKRLGDKTAKAIVVKNPNKPAKLPRILALVVAGFTFFIVVFFFVGSVMKNSDAYKIAIIEIEKNEKIQSETGGIKDYGIMPTGSINITNGNGEALLSIKVIGNDKDVNVDVYLIKEGNGEWELIELSKQ; encoded by the coding sequence ATGAATCAAAATTTAGAAAATACCTATAACTTATCTAGCAGAAAAAGACGAATAGTAGCATTTATTATTGATCACTATATATTTTCATTTCTAATTACAAGTATTACTTTTTTATCTCTTGGATCAGACTTTATAAACGAAACTAATTTTAGTAATATTTTGTCTAAAATGTTACCAGTAATGGGTATTGGTTTATTTCTATATTTTTCAAAAGACGCTATAAAAGGCATTAGTCCAGGTAAATGGATTATGGGAATTATGGTTCGTGATGAAAATAACTCGTCTAATGTTCCTTCTTTTGGCAGATTATTTATTAGAAACTTATATTTAATTATTTGGCCTGTAGAATTTATAGTTCTTGCGACCAATCAACATAAAAAAAGATTAGGAGATAAAACGGCAAAAGCTATTGTAGTTAAAAACCCTAACAAACCAGCAAAACTACCTAGAATACTAGCATTAGTAGTAGCAGGATTTACATTTTTTATAGTTGTATTTTTCTTTGTTGGCTCTGTAATGAAAAATTCTGACGCTTATAAGATTGCTATTATTGAAATTGAAAAAAATGAAAAAATACAATCTGAAACTGGAGGTATTAAAGACTATGGTATAATGCCTACAGGAAGCATTAATATCACTAACGGCAATGGCGAAGCTCTACTATCAATAAAAGTAATTGGTAATGATAAAGATGTTAATGTAGATGTTTACCTAATAAAAGAGGGCAATGGTGAATGGGAACTAATAGAGCTTAGTAAACAATAA
- a CDS encoding nitroreductase family protein: MEIIKKLEWRYAVKKFNENIVLPDAKIEAIKEAFNLTATSYGLQPIKMVVVKNKALQQQLAVSSYNQQQVAQASHVLVLCRETTINADYIANYFKRVQQVRGTSNDILDPFKQQLIGSFSKKTSDEVAQWATNQAYLILGNLLTVCAATEIDACPMEGFIPAEYDKLLGLQKLNLASVLTMPIGIRADDDVFATFKKVRKETVESVIEIA, from the coding sequence ATGGAGATTATTAAAAAGTTAGAATGGCGTTACGCTGTTAAAAAATTTAATGAAAATATTGTACTACCAGATGCTAAAATAGAGGCAATTAAAGAGGCTTTTAATTTAACAGCTACATCTTACGGTTTACAGCCAATAAAAATGGTAGTTGTTAAAAATAAAGCATTGCAGCAACAATTGGCGGTAAGCTCATACAATCAACAACAAGTAGCACAGGCGTCTCACGTTTTGGTATTGTGCAGAGAAACTACTATAAATGCAGATTATATTGCCAACTACTTTAAACGTGTACAGCAGGTTAGAGGCACTAGTAATGATATTTTAGATCCGTTTAAACAGCAATTAATTGGTAGTTTTAGTAAAAAAACTAGTGATGAAGTAGCGCAGTGGGCAACCAACCAGGCCTATCTTATTTTAGGTAATTTGTTAACCGTTTGTGCAGCTACAGAAATAGATGCTTGCCCAATGGAAGGTTTTATTCCTGCCGAGTACGATAAACTTTTAGGATTACAAAAATTAAATTTAGCATCTGTATTAACTATGCCAATAGGTATTAGGGCAGATGATGATGTGTTTGCAACCTTTAAAAAAGTACGTAAAGAGACTGTAGAAAGTGTGATAGAAATTGCCTAA
- a CDS encoding DUF4625 domain-containing protein: MRTNIKMSNFKLLAIVAFLGLFLQSCSSDDDSNSLNAPIITDFEYGEGGDHSTEQYVYKGSDIHLEAKINAEATVKSISISIHAHDLEIGEDEVDWDFEKVFTDEKYLAINPTFHEHVDVPANIPAGEYHIELVVTDEEGNSTEIEGHIDVKDPITLGEMSIDESVARGTDFHAEFMINAVNGIHNITVDIHAHGLTLKDGEVEWDFEKEYLEKYHEKTEAEFHEHIDVPATAPAGEYHMVFTVEDEDGNTKKYDTHIDVTE, encoded by the coding sequence ATGAGAACAAACATTAAAATGTCCAACTTTAAACTTTTAGCAATAGTTGCTTTTCTAGGACTCTTTTTACAATCATGTAGTAGTGATGATGACAGTAACTCTTTAAACGCGCCAATTATTACTGATTTTGAGTATGGTGAAGGTGGTGATCATTCTACAGAACAATACGTTTATAAAGGATCTGACATTCATTTAGAAGCAAAAATTAATGCTGAAGCTACAGTAAAAAGTATTTCTATTAGCATTCATGCACACGACTTAGAAATAGGTGAAGATGAAGTTGACTGGGATTTTGAAAAAGTATTTACAGATGAAAAATACCTAGCAATAAACCCTACTTTTCACGAACATGTAGATGTACCTGCAAACATACCTGCTGGTGAGTACCATATAGAGTTGGTAGTTACAGATGAAGAAGGTAATAGTACAGAAATTGAAGGCCATATAGATGTTAAAGATCCTATTACTTTAGGTGAAATGTCTATTGATGAAAGCGTTGCTAGAGGAACAGATTTTCACGCAGAATTTATGATTAATGCTGTTAATGGCATACATAATATAACTGTAGATATTCATGCTCACGGACTTACTTTAAAAGACGGTGAAGTAGAATGGGATTTTGAAAAAGAATATTTAGAAAAGTACCATGAGAAAACTGAAGCAGAATTTCATGAACATATAGATGTACCTGCAACTGCACCTGCTGGTGAATACCATATGGTTTTTACTGTTGAAGATGAAGACGGTAACACCAAAAAATACGATACACATATTGATGTAACTGAGTAA